The Apium graveolens cultivar Ventura chromosome 11, ASM990537v1, whole genome shotgun sequence genome has a window encoding:
- the LOC141696185 gene encoding uncharacterized protein LOC141696185 — MVYVHPASGERFYMRLLLNIVVGVKMFEEIRTVDGIVYSTYKEACFHRGLLESGKEWHIALTDASLCVSASQLHNLFVTLLVFAKLVTPQNSGQATGKIWLTILNTNGLPELNTVSTSKYKNELLLEEMMYDCEKLHLKSSEAVHCLNQMQRIIFDQIVESVDKDIGGFYFVYGPGGTGKTFLWSTIIARLRGEGKIVLAVVSSGIASLLIDGGRTAHSRFKIPIDADEFSCCEVKQNTFLAELIYSTSLVIWDEAPMTHRFVFEAVDHTFRDIRSKVDPNVGTLPYDGLTMVLGGDFRPVLPVIQKKGREEIVATSISKSRLWQYCKVFTLRENMRIERNVPKVTIRGKKVQFRDWVLSLGDGLEQTIIIGDDPEPSWITLPEEASTKNWNRPLCFCWSALEIHPIFSVLSIGIYVSMDHFILPGEFKVYKSYDSICKGSSTSEADEVLYPPEYLNSLKSSGMPNHEIAVKVGAPIMLLRNLNAKKGLCNGTRLIITRCYPFLIEALIITGTRIGDTTYVPRITMCPADKTVLFVLKRKQFPIAVCYAMTVNKSQGQTIQNVGLYLPDPIFGHGQMYVAVSRVPSPNGLKIVTVDDNEVTKGYTKNIVYREVFDNLVQSLATAYANDGLVSEAERNISTVENLIEPITELPKFALGSTIAPIK; from the exons ATGGTTTACGTGCATCCTGCCTCTGGTGAACGATTTTACATGCGCTTGTTGTTAAACATTGTCGTTGGGGTTAAAATGTTTGAAGAAATCAGAACAGTTGATGGGATTGTTTACTCTACCTACAAAGAAGCATGCTTTCACAGAGGCTTGCTTGAATCCGGTAAGGAATGGCATATTGCACTTACAGATGCCTCCCTATGTGTCAGTGCCTCTCAACTTCACAATTTGTTTGTCACTTTATTAGTTTTTGCGAAGTTAGTAACCCCTCAGAACTCTGGGCAAGCCACTGGGAAAATATGGCTGACGATATTGAATACAAACG GTTTGCCAGAGCTAAATACTGTCTCCACTTctaaatataaaaatgaattattATTGGAGGAGATGATGTATGATTGCGAGAAACTTCATTTAAAATCAAGTGAGGCCGTACATTGCTTGAACCAAATGCAGCGCATCATTTTTGACCAAATTGTGGAATCAGTGGACAAGGATATAGGAGGATTTTACTTTGTGTATGGCCCTGGGGGAACTGGAAAGACCTTCTTATGGTCCACAATTATAGCCAGACTAAGGGGTGAGGGAAAAATAGTTCTTGCTGTTGTTTCATCTGGTATTGCTTCACTCCTGATTGACGGAGGCAGAACAGCTCATTCACGCTTCAAAATACCGATTGATGCCGACGAATTTAGCTGTTGTGAAGTAAAACAAAATACATTTCTCGCGGAGCTAATATACAGCACAAGTTTGGTCATTTGGGATGAAGCTCCAATGACTCATCGTTTTGTATTCGAAGCTGTTGATCACACATTCAGAGATATACGGTCCAAGGTTGACCCAAATGTCGGGACCTTGCCATATGATGGCCTGACTATGGTCTTGGGTGGGGATTTCCGACCGGTTTTACCTGTCATTCAAAAAAAGGGTCGCGAGGAAATAGTGGCAACCAGCATTAGCAAGTCACGGTTGTGGCAATACTGTAAAGTATTCACTCTACGTGAGAACATGAGGATTGAAAGGAATGTCCCAAAAGTTACAATCCGTGGTAAGAAAGTGCAATTCAGAGATTGGGTGTTGTCATTGGGAGATGGTTTAGAGCAAACAATTATAATCGGAGATGACCCGGAGCCATCATGGATAACATTACCCGAGGAG GCTTCCACCAAGAACTGGAACAGACCCTTATGTTTTTGTTGGTCTGCTCTAGAAATACATCCTATATTTTCTGTTCTCTCTATTGGTATCTATGTTTCAATGGATCATTTCAT ACTTCCAGGGGAATTCAAAGTCTATAAGAGCTACGATAGTATTTGTAAAGGTTCGTCCACATCAGAGGCCGACGAGGTGTTATATCCACCCGAATATCTAAACTCGCTAAAATCTAGTGGCATGCCAAATCATGAAATTGCGGTTAAGGTTGGTGCACCAATAATGTTGCTGCGTAACCTCAATGCCAAAAAGGGGTTGTGTAATGGCACTCGCCTCATAATCACTCGATGCTACCCATTTCTAATCGAAGCGTTAATTATAACGGGTACCAGGATTGGCGATACAACATATGTTCCTAGAATAACAATGTGCCCAGCGGATAAGACAGTGCTGTTCGTCTTGAAAAGAAAACAATTTCCAATTGCAGTATGCTATGCAATGACCGTGAACAAAAGCCAGGGACAAACGATTCAGAATGTGGGCTTGTACCTTCCAGACCCAATATTTGGGCACGGCCAGATGTACGTCGCAGTTTCTCGCGTTCCTTCTCCAAATGGGTTAAAAATTGTTACGGTTGATGATAACGAGGTCACCAAGGGTTACACCAAAAACATTGTCTACCGTGAGGTATTTGATAATCTTGTGCAGTCGTT GGCAACTGCTTATGCTAATGATGGACTGGTTTCTGAGGCGGAAAG GAACATATCAACTGTTGAGAATCTAATAGAGCCTATAACAGAGTTACCTAAATTTGCTTTAGGAAGCACTATAGCTCCTATCAAATAG
- the LOC141696186 gene encoding replication protein A 70 kDa DNA-binding subunit A-like translates to MTSALTSNTENHTIRVRVGLIWEAINKKTKMLLDTNIILLDEHVCINLTAINHINMNEAMVVTLWEARAKQFLEVFTPSNDGPVFVVITSLLAKKFSDAASLSSTDGTCSYVNIDYPPLNALKNGLTTGSTGEKEPLPTPTVEQFVTSNVDRVQELTVNSILETVIPDGTQVVRCICRTKIVGILDGNGWYYNYCPTCARTLRALDGAFLCLACDEEIPSLAQRFRIVVQIEDQAGSTTVTLFNKDAKQLVGVPLQKLLDEAGELKITPYNIIQGCEEYTVTRVSELNGVDSGTANLSHCTSAGNPVGPNSRKKQKVT, encoded by the exons ATGACATCGGCTTTAACATCCAACACAGAAAATCACACAATTCGTGTTCGTGTTGGCCTTATATGGGAAGCTATTAACAAGAAAACAAAGATGTTGTTGGACACCAATATCATCTTACTTGATGAACATGTATGCATTAACCTTACTGCTATTAATCATATTAACAT GAATGAGGCCATGGTGGTTACTCTATGGGAGGCCAGAGCAAAACAATTTCTCGAGGTATTTACCCCATCAAATGATGGGCCTGTTTTTGTGGTCATTACCAGCCTACTTGCAAAAAAATTCTCAG ATGCAGCATCCTTGTCAAGTACTGATGGCACTTGCTCTTATGTCAACATTGACTACCCCCCTCTGAATGCCCTTAAAAATGGTCTCACAACTGGTAGCACCGGAGAAAAGGAGCCACTGCCTACTCCAACAGTCGAACAATTTGTCACCTCAAACGTAGACCGTGTGCAGGAGCTAACAGTAAATTCTATACTGGAAACTGTTATTCCAGATGGCACGCAG GTTGTCCGTTGCATCTGTCGTACTAAAATAGTTGGGATACTTGACGGAAATGGCTGGTATTACAATTATTGCCCTACTTGTGCTCGTACACTTCGAGCCTTGGATGGAGCCTTTCTCTGCTTGGCATGTGATGAAGAAATTCCTTCACTAGCACAAAG GTTCAGAATTGTGGTGCAGATTGAGGATCAGGCTGGATCTACAACCGTAACCTTATTTAATAAGGATGCAAAACAGCTTGTAGGCGTTCCTTTACAGAAACTCTTGGACGAGGCCGGAGAG CTCAAAATCACCCCATACAACATTATTCAGGGATGCGAGGAGTACACAGTCACAAGGGTGTCTGAGCTTAATGGCGTTGATTCTGGTACTGCCAATTTATCTCATTGTACAAGTGCTGGAAATCCAGTTGGACCCAACTCCAGGAAGAAGCAGAAGGTGACTTAA